From Saccharothrix espanaensis DSM 44229, the proteins below share one genomic window:
- a CDS encoding cupin domain-containing protein, with protein sequence MSIALVRNPGEGDTYHYYDNVIEQVVSTTETHGAVSVMRLTVRRGTAPPLHTHSREDESWVVLSGRVRFWVGSNSLDDCDVHDAEPGAYVYGPRLVPHTFQSITDVADILVMNNPGAIEGYFRSIGRNDARDDFHYTDLAARYGVVFLDKPTSA encoded by the coding sequence ATGAGCATCGCCCTGGTGCGCAACCCAGGCGAAGGCGACACGTACCACTACTACGACAACGTGATCGAACAAGTGGTGTCGACCACCGAAACCCACGGCGCGGTCAGCGTCATGCGCCTCACCGTGCGCCGCGGCACCGCACCACCACTGCACACCCACAGCCGCGAGGACGAGAGCTGGGTCGTCCTGTCCGGCCGCGTCCGCTTCTGGGTGGGCTCGAACTCGCTGGACGACTGCGACGTGCACGACGCCGAACCCGGCGCCTACGTCTACGGCCCCCGACTCGTCCCCCACACGTTCCAGAGCATCACCGACGTCGCGGACATCCTGGTCATGAACAACCCCGGCGCCATCGAAGGCTACTTCCGGTCGATCGGCCGGAACGACGCCCGCGACGACTTCCACTACACCGACCTCGCGGCCCGCTACGGAGTCGTTTTCCTCGACAAGCCAACATCCGCCTGA
- a CDS encoding helix-turn-helix transcriptional regulator has product MDTTKVASAVRIGSALGSGAAVEWDEVFAALRMAVPDLCAVQVTGWDPVTRGFVVMAEDGYQRATSRELAYELPRTRWGGQLFASPVPLLMDDMPHNFRDSPHYQERLRPAGFEDGLSATLRMSGSRQVVGVLHANAPVRGAFGEEARGFVAQVGSALARRVDPLYCPTFDAWFDPEWTASWVFPAHGAVTGRAPAPVAHDPALRALAESFAGLGVRTVPFLWPAKDGWYRVRLLRVVDGPRTGVVAACAPFENPSGLTARELDIATGLVAGLSNQAIAESLVVSRRTVETYVERLLTKLDCSSRGEAAGIAARAGFVRPSPESTGVGSLARLTRGADPYWV; this is encoded by the coding sequence ATGGACACCACGAAAGTGGCCTCGGCGGTGCGCATCGGCTCCGCCCTCGGCAGCGGTGCCGCCGTCGAGTGGGACGAGGTGTTCGCCGCCCTCCGCATGGCGGTGCCCGACCTCTGCGCCGTCCAGGTGACCGGCTGGGACCCCGTGACGCGGGGCTTCGTGGTGATGGCCGAAGACGGCTACCAGCGGGCGACCAGCCGTGAACTCGCCTACGAACTGCCCCGGACCCGGTGGGGCGGCCAGCTGTTCGCCTCCCCCGTGCCGCTGCTCATGGACGACATGCCGCACAACTTCCGCGACTCGCCGCACTACCAGGAGCGGCTGCGCCCGGCCGGGTTCGAGGACGGCCTGTCCGCCACCCTGCGGATGAGCGGCAGCCGGCAGGTCGTCGGCGTGCTGCACGCGAACGCCCCGGTCCGCGGCGCGTTCGGCGAGGAGGCGCGCGGGTTCGTCGCGCAGGTCGGCTCCGCGCTGGCCCGCCGGGTGGACCCGTTGTACTGCCCCACGTTCGACGCGTGGTTCGATCCGGAGTGGACGGCCAGCTGGGTGTTCCCGGCGCACGGCGCGGTGACCGGCCGCGCGCCCGCGCCGGTCGCCCACGACCCGGCGTTACGGGCGCTGGCCGAGTCGTTCGCCGGGCTGGGCGTGCGCACCGTGCCGTTCCTGTGGCCCGCGAAGGACGGCTGGTACCGGGTGCGGCTGCTCCGGGTGGTCGACGGCCCCCGCACCGGCGTGGTGGCGGCGTGCGCGCCGTTCGAGAACCCGTCCGGGCTGACCGCGCGGGAGCTGGACATCGCCACCGGCCTGGTCGCCGGCCTGTCGAACCAGGCGATCGCGGAGAGCCTGGTGGTCAGCCGGCGCACCGTGGAGACCTACGTGGAGCGCCTGCTGACCAAGCTCGACTGCTCGTCACGCGGCGAAGCGGCCGGCATCGCGGCCCGCGCGGGCTTCGTGCGGCCTTCGCCCGAGTCGACCGGCGTCGGATCCCTGGCCAGACTGACCAGGGGCGCCGACCCGTACTGGGTGTGA
- a CDS encoding class I SAM-dependent methyltransferase, giving the protein MTDVTHHYTTAPNEADRLHRTPHGRLEHLRTRELVRRHMTSPARVLDVGGGTGVHARWPAADGHHVHLIDIVPDHVDTASRLPGVTASVGDARDLPVRTDTVDAVLLMGPLYHLLAPTDRAQALAEARRVLRPGGTLVAAAISRYLSALETGTTGNLGPALIGPVGKVIASGRYDGHVGFTETHWHTADELHDEISAAGFRAPIVYGVEGPAWPTLDAVGIDGFDDHVESALRCARLLETDPLMINGSAHFLAFARS; this is encoded by the coding sequence ATGACCGATGTGACCCACCACTACACCACCGCACCCAACGAAGCCGACCGCCTGCACCGCACCCCGCACGGACGACTGGAACACCTGCGCACCCGAGAACTGGTCCGCCGACACATGACCAGCCCCGCACGCGTGCTCGACGTGGGCGGAGGAACCGGCGTCCACGCGCGGTGGCCGGCCGCCGACGGCCACCACGTCCACCTGATCGACATCGTGCCGGACCACGTCGACACCGCGTCAAGGCTGCCCGGCGTCACCGCGTCCGTCGGCGACGCCCGCGACCTGCCCGTCCGCACCGACACCGTGGACGCGGTCCTGCTCATGGGGCCGCTCTACCACCTGCTCGCACCGACCGACCGGGCACAGGCGCTGGCCGAAGCACGACGAGTCCTGCGCCCAGGCGGAACGCTCGTCGCAGCGGCCATCAGCCGCTACCTGTCGGCCCTGGAAACCGGCACGACGGGCAACCTCGGCCCCGCCCTGATCGGGCCGGTGGGCAAGGTGATCGCAAGCGGCCGGTACGACGGGCACGTGGGATTCACCGAAACGCACTGGCACACCGCCGACGAACTCCACGACGAGATATCGGCCGCCGGCTTCCGCGCCCCGATCGTGTACGGCGTGGAAGGGCCGGCCTGGCCGACGCTCGACGCGGTCGGCATCGACGGCTTCGACGACCACGTCGAGTCGGCCCTGCGCTGCGCCCGCCTGCTCGAAACCGACCCGCTGATGATCAACGGGAGCGCGCACTTCCTCGCGTTCGCACGGAGTTGA
- a CDS encoding alpha/beta hydrolase, with protein MPLHPEARAVIDATDAQGGLLPLDGTSPAEMRAAFAKSWQPSPHPEPVDKVEDRTIPGPAGDIPVRVYTPHGDGPFPALVWFHGGGWVIGSLDENDSTCRVLCNAVGMVVVSVDYRLAPEHRYPAAAEDAYAALLWVADHGALIGVDDRIAVGGESAGGNLAAVVSLMARDHDGPPLSLQLLAAPVTAPPGDRPSYVDYGEGHFLDRESMEWFFTQYPRDPSDLDDPYLAPLAASHLGGLPSALVMTAEFDPLRDEGEEYAHRLLDAGVPVTLVRYEGQIHGFFALLVDQLSISATAHARAAAALRAAFAQEAVR; from the coding sequence ATGCCGCTGCACCCTGAAGCACGTGCGGTGATCGACGCGACCGACGCCCAGGGCGGCCTGCTGCCGCTCGACGGGACCTCGCCCGCCGAGATGCGCGCCGCGTTCGCCAAGTCCTGGCAGCCCTCACCCCACCCGGAGCCGGTCGACAAGGTCGAGGACCGGACCATCCCCGGCCCGGCGGGCGACATCCCGGTGCGGGTCTACACCCCGCACGGCGACGGCCCGTTCCCGGCGCTGGTGTGGTTCCACGGCGGCGGCTGGGTGATCGGGTCGCTGGACGAGAACGACAGCACCTGCCGGGTGCTGTGCAACGCGGTGGGCATGGTGGTGGTCTCCGTGGACTACCGGCTGGCCCCCGAGCACCGCTACCCGGCCGCCGCCGAGGACGCCTACGCCGCGCTGCTCTGGGTCGCCGACCACGGCGCGCTGATCGGGGTGGACGACCGGATCGCGGTCGGCGGCGAGAGCGCGGGCGGCAACCTGGCCGCCGTGGTGTCGCTGATGGCCCGCGACCACGACGGCCCTCCCCTCTCGCTGCAACTGCTGGCGGCCCCGGTCACCGCGCCGCCCGGCGACCGGCCGTCCTACGTGGACTACGGCGAGGGCCACTTCCTCGACCGCGAGAGCATGGAGTGGTTCTTCACCCAGTACCCGCGCGACCCCTCCGACCTGGACGACCCGTACCTGGCCCCGCTGGCCGCGTCGCACCTGGGCGGGTTGCCGTCGGCGCTGGTGATGACCGCCGAGTTCGACCCGCTGCGCGACGAGGGCGAGGAGTACGCCCACCGGCTGCTGGACGCGGGCGTCCCGGTCACCCTGGTCCGCTACGAGGGCCAGATCCACGGCTTCTTCGCGCTGCTGGTCGACCAGCTCAGCATCTCCGCCACGGCGCACGCCCGCGCCGCCGCCGCCCTGCGCGCCGCGTTCGCGCAGGAGGCGGTGCGGTGA